GAACTCGGTGCAGATTATGTGATAGATCCGACAAAAGAAGATTTTGTGGAGGCAGTTCTCGATTACACAGGTGGTATGGGTGCAAAACTCTTCTTAGAAGCAACTGGTGTCCCACAGATTGTCTGGCCTCAGATAGAAGAAGTGATTTGGAGATCTAGAGGTATCAACTCTACAGTGGTGATCGTGGCGAGAGCAGATGCGAAGATACCATTGACTGGAGAAGTGTTTCAAGTAAGAAGAGCACAAATATTTGGTTCACAGGGACATTCTGGTCATGGTACGTTTCCAAGAGTGATAAGTTTGATGGCTTCCGGTATGGACATGACAAAGATCATTTCCAAAGTGGTTTCATTGGAAGAGATTCCTGAGTACATAAAGAAGCTTCAAACAGACAAATCTTTGGTGAAAGTCACCATGTTGAACGAGTGAGGTGAGAGATTATGGGTAAATGGCAAATTCCTCCCGAAGGAGGACACATGGAAAGGCCAACGGGTGTTTACTACCAAACTATGACGATGAAACAGATAAAAGAAAGACTGAAACAGTGCGATCTCATCATAATTCCTGTGGGAAGTACAGAGAATCATGGTCCGAACGCTCCAACAGGAGAAGATACATTTCTCGTTACACGAATGGCAGAGCAAGTTGCTCTGAAGACGGGATGTACAGTGGCCGAACCAATTTGGTACGGTTACCATCCTTATCACCACATTGGTATGCCTGGAACCGTTCCAGTCAAGGATGAAGCGTTCATAGACTACTTGGTGAGCGTCATAGCGGGTTTTTGGAACACAGGTTTTAGAAAACAGATTCTTCTCAACGGCCACGGTCAAGAGTTCGTGATTCCCGTTGCTATACACAAGTTTGCCAAGATCTTCCAAGTTCCCGCCATCATAATCAATTTAAACTGGTATCACGCGATACAGGACAAGTTCAAAACAAAAGACGAAGGTGGTCCTTACGAAACTCCTTTTATTCATGCAGATGAAGTGGAGACTTCCTGGAGTTTAGCACTCTTTCCAGAGTTCATGCATCAAGAATGGGCGGTAGATACCGAACCGAAAGGATTTCTTCCCGAGGGACACATAGATAAAGCTGGTAACCTCCTCCACAGACCAATTGCCTGGTATGGACATGTAGGTGGAGGGCCAATTGAAGTGGTGGCGTATCCCGAAGGAGTGGTTGGAAAAGCTACTCTCGCGTCTGCTGAAAAAGCAAAAGAAGGAGTGGAAGCTTTACTCGATTATCTTGAAAAACTTGTGAGAGACATCATGGAAAGGTTTCCAGCAGGGAAATTACCTCCTGCTGAAATGCTTTCACAAAGGCCGAAGGAGGAACTGGAAGCTCTCACAAAAGAACCCTTGAGTGAAGGATGGAGGAATCTCTACACTGCGGGTAATCTCTGGGGATGATACTGTGAGGCTCGGTGTTATCGGTCTTGGTAGGATAGGAACGATCCATGCGGAAAATATTATGAAATTAGATGATGTAGAGTTGTACGCAATTTCCGATGTTAGAGAAGACCATCTGAAAAAGATGGCGGAAAGATTCAATGTAGCGAGAGCTTATGTAGATCCTTACGAGCTCATAGAAGATCAGAAGGTTGATGCTGTCCTAGTTTGTTCTAGCACTGACACTCATGCAGATTTGGTCGTTGCTTGTGCAAAGGCAAAGAAGCATGTTTTTTGTGAGAAACCTCTTTCGTTGATTCTTGAAGATGTGAACAAGATGATAGAAGAAGCGAAGAAAAACAAAGTGATTTTGTTCGTGGGTTTCAACAGGCGTTTTGACAGGAATTTTAGAAAAGTGAAAGAAGCTGTTGAAAAGGGAACGATAGGTGAACCACACATTCTCAGAATCACAAGTCGAGATCCAGAACCGCCACCGATCGATTACATAAGGGTTTCCGGTGGTATCTTCCTTGACATGACTATTCACGACTTTGACATGGCAAGATATGTGATGGGAGAAGAAGTAGAGGAAGTTTTTTCAACAGGGTCTGTTTTGATAGACAAAGAAATTGGGATGGTAGGGGATGTTGATACAACAGTGGTCGTTCTAAGATTCAAAAGCGGAGCCTTGGGAGTGATAGATAATTCAAGGAAGGCTATATACGGTTACGACCAGAGATTGGAAGTGTTCGGAACGAGAGGAAAGATTTCTGTAGACAACGTGAGAGAATCCACTGTTGTCTTCACCGATGAACATGGTGATCGCGGTTCTAGGTATCTCTATTTCTTCCTTGAAAGGTACAAAGAAGCTTATCTGGAAGAGTTAAAAGCATTTGTGGACAGTGTGAGAAACAATAAGCCGCCTGCAGTGAGTGGAGAGGATGGTAAGATGGCACTTCTTCTCGGGTATGCTGCAAAGAAATCTATGGAAGAAAAAAGACCTGTGAGATTAGAGGAAGTGATGTTGTGATCACCTTCGTCGGGCACGTTTCCAAGGATGTGAATGTGGTATCTGGGGAACGCAAAGTTATGCGTGGAGGAGGGGTGGTAATGGGTTCCATCGCCGCCTCCCTCCTTGGGGTGCGATCGAAGGTAGTCACCAAGTGTTCGAAAGAGGATGTGCCTTATTTTTCCTTTTTGAAAAATTTCGGTATCGAAGTGATCTTTCTCGATAGTCCTAAAACAACGAGTATAGAGAACAGATATTCCAACGAACCGGATAAGCGAGAGAGTTTCCTCATTTCTGCGGCTGATCCGTTCACGAAAGATGATCTGGAGTATGTAACTGGGGAAGTTGTTCACGTTAATCCTCTTTGGTTTGGTGAATTTCCAGAAGATCTGATACCAATATTGAGAAAAAAGGTGAATTTTCTTTCCGCAGACGCGCAAGGTTTTCTGAGAGTTCCCGAAAATGGAAAGTTAGTTTACAAAAAATGGAAAAGAGTTGAGTATTTAAGATTCTTCGATCTTTTCAAAATGGACGCCAAAGAGTCTGCAGTACTGACAGGAACCGATGATTTGAGAGAATCGTGTAAAATTGTCTATTCTCATGGTGTGAAATTAGTTCTTGTTACACATGGAAATGGAGTAATAGTGTTCAACGGGATGTTCTTTGAAGCACCTTTCGAAGGGTGGACCATGGAAGGAAGAACAGGAAGGGGAGACACCTGTACAGCAGCATTTTTGGTGGCATATTTGTTCAAAAAAATGAACTTGGAAGAAACTACTAAATTTTCCGCAAAGATAACTTCTCTGAAAATGAAACATCCTGGACCTTTGAAAAGAGAAGATGTTGAAGCCTTTTTAAAAGATGAACAATGCTGAGAAATCGCTAAATATCCGGCTTGTCTGTGCCGGATAAATTACCTGAGGGGGGATCTGTCATGAGGAAGTTTCTCTTGGTGATACTCTTGGTAGTAGTTGTGCTGGCGTTTCCTAAGTACACATTCTATCTGGTATCTCACGGTGGTCCAGCTGATCCATTCTGGGGAGTAGTTATGAAAGGCATGAAGGACGCGGCCGAAAAATTTGGAGTGGAAGCTGTCTATTTGGGACCCGAAAAGTACTCCTTGAAGGAATTCATCGATCTTGTGAACAGTGCGATAGCTAGAAAACCCGATGGTTTGATTGTCACTATAACCAATCCTGTTGCCCTTGATGAACCATTACGGAAGGCTATAAAGATGGGTATACCCGTTGTCGCGATAAACGTTCCCGATACAAGACCTCCGGAAGAGGCCATACCTTATTTGGTTTACGTCGGCATGGATGAATACCTGGCCGGTGTTTACGCTGCTAGAAGGATGTTACAAGAATTCACTCCAAAGAGGGCAGTTGTTGCTATTCACGAGCCAGGACACGCGGGTTTAGAGGCTAGAGCCAAGGGTATCATAGATGTCTTATCGGAGAAACACATACCCGTTGAGAAATTGGATATAACGACGGACCCGACAAAAGCATTGACAGTAATGAAGAGTTACTTGATGAAGCATCCTGACACAGACGCTATTTTTACTTTGGGACCTTTGGGTGCACATCCTGCAATACAACTGGTAGAAGAAGAAGGATTGGCAGGAAAGGTTAAGATAGGTGCTATAGACTTATCAACGAAAATCATAAACGCCATAAAAGAAGGAGTGATTGTGTTTACCATAGACCAACAACAGTATCTCCAGGGATACCTGCCGATCGTCTTCCTGTATTTGTACAAAGAGTACGGTTTAATACCACACGAAAAAGTTCTTACGGGGCCTTCAATCATTGACAAGAGTAATGTTGAGATAGTTGAGAAGACAGTACAGATGGGATACAGATAATAGAAAAAGGGGGGATTCCCCCCCTTTCAAACCGGGGGGATAACTCATGGAAGGTGGAAAATTGGAATCTGAAAGATTCTTAATGAAAATTCTCAGACTCAAAGAAATGGGAGCAATTGTTGGTATATGCATCTTTTTCATCCTGTTCATGTTTATATCAGAAAGATTTTTAAGTATAGAAAATCTTGCTTCTACCTTCACAATGGCATCAGAACTAGGAATAGTTGCTGTAGGTATAACTATGTTAATGATTTCGGGGGAATTCGATCTTTCTGTTGGTTCCACTTATGCCGTTGTTCCTATGGTGATGGCCCTTATGATGAATTCTGGTTTTTCAAGTGCTTTTGCTCTTTTGGTTTCATTGCTTGTGGGTATTGGAATTGGCTTTTTGAACGGTGTTGTCACACTGAAAACAAATATTCCATCGTTCATAACAACTCTTGGTATGATGATGTTCTGGAGAGGAGTTCTTCTTGCAGTCACTGGGGGATTTCCTATAATGTTGGAAAAAAGTAGCAAGATTCTGAAATTTTTTGGAGGAAGTTTGGCGGGGGATCTTAGGTATTCAGGTGTTTGGTTTATAGTTCTTGCTTTTGTGTTCGGATTAATTCTCGAAAGAACCGCTTATGGAAATTGGGTATTTGCTACTGGTGGCAATCTTGGAGCGGCAAAAGCTCTTGGAATACCAACAGAGAGAGTGAAACTTATAAACTTCATGATAAGCGGTCTTCTTGCGGGAATAGCGGGTATCACGACCTTTGGAAGATTCAAGATAATAGATCCGACTCTCGGGCAAGGAATGGAACTTGAAGCCATAGCATCTGCCGTAATAGGAGGGTCACTCCTCACAGGTGGCTATGGAAGTATTTTAGGGACTTTTATAGGAGCTTTCATGATAGGAATGGTCAGAAGTGGTTTGGTTCTCGCAGGTGCCCCCGCTTATTGGTATAGAGCATTTATAGGAGTCATACTTGTTATATCAGCGATCATAAATGCGAAGATCAGGAAGAGGGTGGCAGGATGAGTGACTACATAGTTGAAATGAGAGGGATAAAGAAAAGTTTCGGTAAGGTTCAAGCGTTAAAAGGGGTAGATTTTTACGTGAAAAAGCAGGAAATAGTCGGTCTTCTAGGTGATAATGGGGCGGGGAAGTCAACGCTTATAAAGATTCTCGTTGGGTACTATCAACCAGATGAAGGGGAAATATATTTTGAAGGAAAAAAAGTATTTTTTAAATCTCCTTGGGATTCCAGAAGAATGGGAATAGAAACAGTTTATCAAGACCTTGCTCTCGTCAATTTGATGCCTATTTGGAGAAATTTCTTCCTTGGTAGGGAAATCACTCGTAAGGTAGGTCCTATCAAGTTTTTGGATGTTGGAAAGATGAAAAAAATTGCAAGAGAGGTTCTAAAAGATGTGGGAATATTCATCAGGTCTCCAGATGAAACAGTTGCATTCCTTTCAGGAGGAGAGAGACAAGCAGTTGCAATCGCAAGGGCTATATATTTTGGTGCGAAGCTTCTCATATTGGATGAACCAACGGCGGCTCTTTCCGTTGGTGAAACAAAGAAAGTTCTTGAACATATCTTGGAAGCGAAGAAAAGAGGGATTTCTGTGATATTTATCACGCACAACATTTATCACGTTTATGAAGTGGCTGATAGGTTAGTCCTTCTGGAGAAAGGAGAAAAAATAGGTGATTACGATAAGAAGGAAGTTACTCCAGAGAAAGTGATGAACATAATAGCTGCTGCGGCAGGCGTTACCGGGTAAATCTATTACTTTTTAAAGATGCAAACGTTAGGAATGGGAGGGAGAGCGTTGAAACTTTCTTTGGTGATAAGTACTTCTGATGCTGCTTTTGATGCATTAGCTTTTAAAGGAGATTTAAAAAAGGGAATGGAACTTGCTAGAAAGATAGGATATCAAGCGGTGGAAATAGCGGTGAGAGATCCCTCTACTGTAGATTGGAACGAAGTTAGAAATATGTCAGAAGAATTGGAACTCCCTATTTGTGCCTTTGGAACTGGTCAAGCTTATCTTGCGGAGGGTTTATCTTTAACACACCCTGATGAAAAGATCAGGAAGAAAGCACTGAGAAGAGTGGAAAGCCATGCGAAAGTTGCAACGATGTTCGGAGCGGTTGTCATCATCGGTCTTATCCGTGGAAGGAGAGAAAGAAGATCGCGACAAGAAGTTGAGGACATTTTTATCGACAGTATGAAATATCTTCTCAAGATCACAACTGATGTGAAGTTCGTCATAGAGCCTCTTAACAGATACGAAACAGACTTCATAAACACCGTGGATGAAGCACTACAACTGTTGGGGAAAATCAACTCGGAAAGAGTAGGGATACTTGCAGATACTTTCCACATGAACATAGAAGAAGTAGATATCTCAGAGAGTTTGAAAAAAGCTGGTGAAAAGCTTTACCATTTTCATGTGGCGGACAGTAACAGATGGGCTCCAGGATTTGGTCATATAGATTTTGAGGGCATTTTTAGAACGTTGAAAGAAATACGCTACAATGGGTATGTGTCTGTGGAGTGTCTTCCGTTGCCAGGTGGTATGGAGAAAGCAGCTCAATTTTCTTACGAAAAACTCAATAGATTGATGTCTTCTTGAAAACCATTAACAAATTCTAAACAAATCGTGATAAAATTGTTCCAATGGGGGGTGAGGATATGCGTAAACTTCTACTGACGATCCTTTTGGTGGCATCTCTCTTGATTTTCGCAGAAGAAATCACTATTACCGCATGGACGGTGGGTCCTGACAATCCTTCCTATTACAGGTTTGAAAACTTAAAGACCGCAGCAGAGAGGCTCAACAAGATACTCAGAGATCTTGGAGTAGATCTTACGATTAAAGTGGATGGATATTTTGACACCACAGATTGGAGCTCTTTCAAACAGAAAGTGGTATTCGGTATCAAGTCGGGTCAGGTTGTGGATATTGTCTGTTCAGGCCACGACGACATAGGAGCTTGGGCTAGAGCAGGATATATTATTCCTCTCGATGAATACGTGAAGAAGTATTGGGACGAGGTCTATTACGATTTCATACCATCGCTCTGGGAATCGACGAAGTACAAAGGGAAGATTTACGGTATTCCACAGGATACAGAAGCTAGGCCGTTCTATATCAACAAACAGGTGTTGAAAAAACTTGGATGGTCTGATGAGGAAATCAACTCATTACCGGAACGTATCGCCAAGGGAGAATTCACCTTTGAAGATTTCATCGAAGTAGCAAAAGAGGCTGTGGAAAAAGGGTATGTTGAGTGGGGTATTTATCACAGGCCAAAAGCAGGTATCGACTATTACCAGCTTATGATCAGCATGGGTATCGATTTCTATGATGAAGAAAACGCGGTGTTTGTTTACAATGTGGAGGACATGAAGCGCTATTATAAACTCCTGTACGATTTGGCGAATACCTACAAGATCTTGCCTAAGAACATGATAGGAACACCTTGGACCTCTGTGCACAAAGATGTCACAAGTGGAAAAGTTTTGGCATGGATGGGTGGTACCTGGAATTGGGCAGAATGGAAGAAGGATTACGGAAAAACCGAAGAAGAGCTTCAGAGCATGTTCATCCTTGCGCCGGTTCCAAAGTTCAGAGATAAAGGGAGACCGAATACATTGTCCCATCCCATTGTTTACATGATACCGAGTACGAGCAAACATCCTGATATTGCTTTCTTGCTTATAACACTTGCTTCCGCGCCGGAACTCAACATGAGACATGCCGTTGAAAGCGGGCATCTTCCCATCAGGTGGCAACAGACCGTCCTTCCAGAATATACGAAGGAATTCAT
The Thermotoga sp. KOL6 genome window above contains:
- the iolN gene encoding 3-dehydro-scyllo-inosose hydrolase produces the protein MGKWQIPPEGGHMERPTGVYYQTMTMKQIKERLKQCDLIIIPVGSTENHGPNAPTGEDTFLVTRMAEQVALKTGCTVAEPIWYGYHPYHHIGMPGTVPVKDEAFIDYLVSVIAGFWNTGFRKQILLNGHGQEFVIPVAIHKFAKIFQVPAIIINLNWYHAIQDKFKTKDEGGPYETPFIHADEVETSWSLALFPEFMHQEWAVDTEPKGFLPEGHIDKAGNLLHRPIAWYGHVGGGPIEVVAYPEGVVGKATLASAEKAKEGVEALLDYLEKLVRDIMERFPAGKLPPAEMLSQRPKEELEALTKEPLSEGWRNLYTAGNLWG
- the iolG gene encoding inositol 2-dehydrogenase, whose product is MRLGVIGLGRIGTIHAENIMKLDDVELYAISDVREDHLKKMAERFNVARAYVDPYELIEDQKVDAVLVCSSTDTHADLVVACAKAKKHVFCEKPLSLILEDVNKMIEEAKKNKVILFVGFNRRFDRNFRKVKEAVEKGTIGEPHILRITSRDPEPPPIDYIRVSGGIFLDMTIHDFDMARYVMGEEVEEVFSTGSVLIDKEIGMVGDVDTTVVVLRFKSGALGVIDNSRKAIYGYDQRLEVFGTRGKISVDNVRESTVVFTDEHGDRGSRYLYFFLERYKEAYLEELKAFVDSVRNNKPPAVSGEDGKMALLLGYAAKKSMEEKRPVRLEEVML
- a CDS encoding carbohydrate kinase translates to MITFVGHVSKDVNVVSGERKVMRGGGVVMGSIAASLLGVRSKVVTKCSKEDVPYFSFLKNFGIEVIFLDSPKTTSIENRYSNEPDKRESFLISAADPFTKDDLEYVTGEVVHVNPLWFGEFPEDLIPILRKKVNFLSADAQGFLRVPENGKLVYKKWKRVEYLRFFDLFKMDAKESAVLTGTDDLRESCKIVYSHGVKLVLVTHGNGVIVFNGMFFEAPFEGWTMEGRTGRGDTCTAAFLVAYLFKKMNLEETTKFSAKITSLKMKHPGPLKREDVEAFLKDEQC
- a CDS encoding sugar ABC transporter substrate-binding protein, which gives rise to MRKFLLVILLVVVVLAFPKYTFYLVSHGGPADPFWGVVMKGMKDAAEKFGVEAVYLGPEKYSLKEFIDLVNSAIARKPDGLIVTITNPVALDEPLRKAIKMGIPVVAINVPDTRPPEEAIPYLVYVGMDEYLAGVYAARRMLQEFTPKRAVVAIHEPGHAGLEARAKGIIDVLSEKHIPVEKLDITTDPTKALTVMKSYLMKHPDTDAIFTLGPLGAHPAIQLVEEEGLAGKVKIGAIDLSTKIINAIKEGVIVFTIDQQQYLQGYLPIVFLYLYKEYGLIPHEKVLTGPSIIDKSNVEIVEKTVQMGYR
- a CDS encoding ABC transporter permease, yielding MEGGKLESERFLMKILRLKEMGAIVGICIFFILFMFISERFLSIENLASTFTMASELGIVAVGITMLMISGEFDLSVGSTYAVVPMVMALMMNSGFSSAFALLVSLLVGIGIGFLNGVVTLKTNIPSFITTLGMMMFWRGVLLAVTGGFPIMLEKSSKILKFFGGSLAGDLRYSGVWFIVLAFVFGLILERTAYGNWVFATGGNLGAAKALGIPTERVKLINFMISGLLAGIAGITTFGRFKIIDPTLGQGMELEAIASAVIGGSLLTGGYGSILGTFIGAFMIGMVRSGLVLAGAPAYWYRAFIGVILVISAIINAKIRKRVAG
- a CDS encoding ATP-binding cassette domain-containing protein, which produces MSDYIVEMRGIKKSFGKVQALKGVDFYVKKQEIVGLLGDNGAGKSTLIKILVGYYQPDEGEIYFEGKKVFFKSPWDSRRMGIETVYQDLALVNLMPIWRNFFLGREITRKVGPIKFLDVGKMKKIAREVLKDVGIFIRSPDETVAFLSGGERQAVAIARAIYFGAKLLILDEPTAALSVGETKKVLEHILEAKKRGISVIFITHNIYHVYEVADRLVLLEKGEKIGDYDKKEVTPEKVMNIIAAAAGVTG
- the iolO gene encoding 5-keto-L-gluconate epimerase; its protein translation is MKLSLVISTSDAAFDALAFKGDLKKGMELARKIGYQAVEIAVRDPSTVDWNEVRNMSEELELPICAFGTGQAYLAEGLSLTHPDEKIRKKALRRVESHAKVATMFGAVVIIGLIRGRRERRSRQEVEDIFIDSMKYLLKITTDVKFVIEPLNRYETDFINTVDEALQLLGKINSERVGILADTFHMNIEEVDISESLKKAGEKLYHFHVADSNRWAPGFGHIDFEGIFRTLKEIRYNGYVSVECLPLPGGMEKAAQFSYEKLNRLMSS
- a CDS encoding ABC transporter substrate-binding protein, whose protein sequence is MRKLLLTILLVASLLIFAEEITITAWTVGPDNPSYYRFENLKTAAERLNKILRDLGVDLTIKVDGYFDTTDWSSFKQKVVFGIKSGQVVDIVCSGHDDIGAWARAGYIIPLDEYVKKYWDEVYYDFIPSLWESTKYKGKIYGIPQDTEARPFYINKQVLKKLGWSDEEINSLPERIAKGEFTFEDFIEVAKEAVEKGYVEWGIYHRPKAGIDYYQLMISMGIDFYDEENAVFVYNVEDMKRYYKLLYDLANTYKILPKNMIGTPWTSVHKDVTSGKVLAWMGGTWNWAEWKKDYGKTEEELQSMFILAPVPKFRDKGRPNTLSHPIVYMIPSTSKHPDIAFLLITLASAPELNMRHAVESGHLPIRWQQTVLPEYTKEFIMVEGTKLLPYSGFIPNDDMFNLYNQIIFEGMQMAEGGMNPEKVAEDVAKRLKSQLKDRVVIIE